GCCTGTGGTCACTAGAAGACTTGGTTCTCATTTTTAAGTACTCCTCTATATCTCTCTAGGCTTTTCCACTTTGTATACCTTGGATTGGGGCTATTCTTCACAGACTTCTTCCCGTACTTCCGCCACTTGAATCCGTCATCCAGGATTTCCACCTCCGACTTCGTCCTGAATGCGATCTTAGACCCTTCGTCTGTCCTCAGTCTTTCTACTGCACTCCTGCATTCCCAAACCATTCACATGATCACATCTAAACCATGAAAACATACGCATTAGGATAAATGATTAAAAGAAAGAGGCCCAACACAAAGCTCACTAGTGCTATAAAAAAGTGACAGTACAAGTAAATAGATCTCGTTCTTACCTTGTAGCACTACTACTACTGCCGGCAGCAGATAAGTTGCTTCCACTACTAGTCTGGGTAGCAGTCTGGCCGACACCAACCATTGGAGGAACTGGACTTTCTGGTTGCCCGAAGGAAGCCGGCGCCGTCACCTCATCCGACAAGATGTAATCGGAGATATCGAATGCCGCCGGTTGGTCGGATTCGAGATCATCATAGGAGCCACCCTCTCGGCCAGCTTGGGATGGGAGGTAAGCCATAGTGGCTGAGCCATGCAATGGAGCTCCCACTGCCGCCATGATCTCCCAACGCATAGCTTCCTATATATATACATTCTCGGATATGAACCCATGTACacacaaattaaaattttattatttttggaatGGAAATCTAGAATCAGTTCTATGCAACGGCCACCGCTTCCACCGAGCTTCCTTTGCCTAAATTGGAAGCTTCTCTGCTGCCGCTGCTGCCACCATTCGTCGCCGCGACGTGCTCGACTTGGGGACTCCAGATTCGTCAGAGCCAATGACGTGGAGACCGGACCGGGCGGGGCGATGCACCAATCAAAACACTGCCGCCACTTGCAAGCCATCCAAAAACCTGACGCGTGTCCCGTTCTCCCGTGGGACCCGCGTCGCAACCAAAATAGGTGGGCTCGACCTTGGTGGTGGGGCCCTCTCGTGATTCCGGATTGCCTGAGATGCTGCCTGGGAGATTCCTTCCGGATTGGAGGTGCGGCTTCTTGTGGTGGGGCGCTCGGCGCACGTCCGAAACAACTAGCCGTAGCCGCCAGGGCATCTACCGAGATGGCGGTAGCAGTCGTGTACTGTTGCTGATATAATCTCCCCGTTCCAATCTTAATGTCATCTCCTGGATATGAACACTCATCTGCCGTAGAGCATATCCCACTCGTATGGATATGATAATCGATCGCTTTACTCTGTGTGTGT
This portion of the Phoenix dactylifera cultivar Barhee BC4 chromosome 11, palm_55x_up_171113_PBpolish2nd_filt_p, whole genome shotgun sequence genome encodes:
- the LOC103721580 gene encoding probable WRKY transcription factor 50 — translated: MAYLPSQAGREGGSYDDLESDQPAAFDISDYILSDEVTAPASFGQPESPVPPMVGVGQTATQTSSGSNLSAAGSSSSATRSAVERLRTDEGSKIAFRTKSEVEILDDGFKWRKYGKKSVKNSPNPRNYYRCSTEGCSVKKRVERDKEDPSYVITTYEGTHNHMSPGVVYYTTQDSTSGRFYVAGCELPPGS